The Phormidium yuhuli AB48 DNA window GCACATGTATGCTATGCCTCCCTACGCCTTCATGGCTAAGGACTACACCACCATGGCAGCGCTGTACACCCATCACCAGTACATTGCTGGCTTCCTGATGGTTGGGGCATTTGCTCACGGCGCCATCTTCTTCGTCCGTGACTATGATCCCGAAACCAACAAAAACAACGTTCTGGCTCGGATGCTGGAACACAAAGAGGCTCTCATTTCTCACCTGAGCTGGGTGTCTCTGTTCCTCGGCTTCCATACCCTGGGACTCTATGTTCACAACGACGTAGTCGTTGCCTTCGGTACCCCCGAAAAACAAATCCTGATTGAGCCGGTCTTCGCCCAATGGATTCAGGCCACCCACGGAAAAGCCCTTTATGGCTTTGATGTCTTACTCTCCAACCCGGATAGTATCGCATCTACCGCATGGCCGAATTATGGCAACGTCTGGTTACCCGGCTGGCTGGATGCGATTAACAGCGGCGCTAACTCCCTGTTCTTGACCATTGGCCCTGGTGACTTCTTGGTTCACCATGCGATCGCCCTCGGTCTGCATACCACCACCCTGATTCTCGTCAAAGGTGCGTTGGATGCCCGTGGTTCTAAGCTGATGCCGGACAAAAAAGACTTCGGTTACAGCTTCCCCTGTGACGGCCCCGGTCGTGGCGGTACCTGCGACATCTCTGCTTGGGATGCCTTCTATCTCGCCATGTTCTGGATGCTGAACACCTTAGGCTGGTTGACCTTCTACTGGCACTGGAAACACCTCACCGTTTGGCAAGGTAACGTTGCCCAGTTCAATGAGTCCTCCACCTATCTGATGGGTTGGTTCCGCGATTACCTGTGGTTGAACTCGTCTCAGTTAATCAACGGCTACAATCCCTTCGGTGTCAATAACCTCTCGGTTTGGGCTTGGATGTTCCTGTTCGGTCACCTGGTTTGGGCGACAGGCTTCATGTTCCTCATCTCTTGGCGGGGTTACTGGCAAGAACTCATCGAAACCTTGGTTTGGGCACACGAGCGCACTCCTCTGGCGAACCTGGTTCGTTGGAAAGACAAGCCCGTTGCACTCTCCATCGTTCAGGCTCGGGTTGTGGGTCTAGCTCACTTCACTGTGGGGTATATCTTCACCTACGCGGCCTTCCTGATTGCCTCAACGGCTGGTAAGTTCGGTTAATCTGAACTCCGACCCCTAGGATAATCC harbors:
- the psaB gene encoding photosystem I core protein PsaB, producing the protein MATKFPKFSQDLAQDPTTRRIWYGIATSHDFESHDGMTEENLYQKIFASHFGHLAIIFLWTSGNLFHVAWQGNFEQWIKDPLNIRPIAHAIWDPQFGQGAVDAFTQAGASNPVDIAYSGVYHWWYTIGMRTNGDLYQGSIFLMLLAAVMLFAGWLHLQPKYRPSLSWFKNAESRLNHHLAGLFGVSSLAWTGHLVHVAIPESRGQHVGWDNFLSTMPHPAGLKPFFTGNWGVYAQSPDTAGHVFGTSEGAGTAILTFLGGFHPQTESLWLTDMAHHHLAIAVLFIVAGHMYRTNFGIGHSIKEILGAHNPPKGTPFGGMLGEGHKGLYDTINNSLHFQLGLALASLGVITSVVAQHMYAMPPYAFMAKDYTTMAALYTHHQYIAGFLMVGAFAHGAIFFVRDYDPETNKNNVLARMLEHKEALISHLSWVSLFLGFHTLGLYVHNDVVVAFGTPEKQILIEPVFAQWIQATHGKALYGFDVLLSNPDSIASTAWPNYGNVWLPGWLDAINSGANSLFLTIGPGDFLVHHAIALGLHTTTLILVKGALDARGSKLMPDKKDFGYSFPCDGPGRGGTCDISAWDAFYLAMFWMLNTLGWLTFYWHWKHLTVWQGNVAQFNESSTYLMGWFRDYLWLNSSQLINGYNPFGVNNLSVWAWMFLFGHLVWATGFMFLISWRGYWQELIETLVWAHERTPLANLVRWKDKPVALSIVQARVVGLAHFTVGYIFTYAAFLIASTAGKFG